The Gammaproteobacteria bacterium genome has a segment encoding these proteins:
- a CDS encoding general secretion pathway protein GspB, whose product MSFILDALRKSETERQRQSGPGLADAGLRPPARRRAIWLPLLVVVLTANLLLLAFVWLRSDRPPPAPPPTIAATAPGSPRIAAPAPAESRPRAQADADYEAMADMPALEPDEPLAATPPRTDASQAVPDPAVAPVTEPSAPQPGTVTDALPTAGQLMASGAVPTRPLHLDIHVFSDTPAERFVFVNMRKYTEGAQLAEGPQVEEITPEGVVLSENGQRFLLTRD is encoded by the coding sequence ATGTCGTTCATCCTCGATGCCCTGCGCAAGAGCGAGACCGAGCGGCAGCGCCAGTCCGGCCCGGGCCTCGCCGATGCCGGCCTGCGCCCGCCCGCGCGGCGGCGCGCGATCTGGCTGCCGCTGCTGGTCGTCGTGCTCACGGCAAACCTGCTGTTGCTGGCCTTCGTCTGGCTGCGCAGTGACCGCCCGCCGCCTGCGCCGCCCCCGACGATCGCTGCCACAGCACCCGGCTCACCGCGAATCGCAGCGCCCGCTCCTGCTGAATCCAGGCCCCGAGCCCAGGCCGATGCCGATTACGAGGCCATGGCCGACATGCCGGCGCTGGAGCCCGATGAACCGCTGGCGGCAACCCCGCCCCGGACGGACGCAAGCCAGGCCGTGCCCGACCCGGCCGTTGCGCCGGTTACGGAACCTTCCGCCCCGCAGCCCGGCACGGTCACCGACGCCCTGCCGACTGCCGGGCAGCTCATGGCCAGCGGCGCTGTGCCGACCCGACCCCTGCACCTCGACATTCATGTGTTCAGCGACACGCCCGCCGAGCGCTTCGTGTTCGTCAACATGCGCAAGTACACCGAGGGCGCACAACTCGCCGAAGGGCCGCAGGTCGAGGAGATCACTCCCGAGGGCGTGGTGCTGAGCGAGAATGGCCAGCGTTTCCTGCTGACGCGGGATTGA